TACAAGCTGTGTTCAGATTGAAATACCGGGCTACGACAAACTGCTGATTCTCGACTCGGGTACGGGCATCCGAAACCTTGGGAATTTTCTTGAGAACTACTCTTCCGGCCCGATTCACGGCGACCTTTTTATCACCCACCCGCACTGGGATCACATCCAGGGGTTTCCATTTTTTACTCCATTCTACGAAAAAGAGAACAGTTTCAGAATTCATCTGCCTGAGCAATATCGCGGCGGGGCAGAAGAGATTTTATCAGGACATCTCACGAAAACCTTTTTCCCGGTAACGCTCGATATGCTTGCTTCGGACCTGACCTATGTTACACAAAAAGAAGAACCTGAGCGAATGGATGCATTTAGTGTGGACTACCTGGTAGCAAATCATCCGACTAAAACAGCCATCTACCGGTTCAGGATTAAGGACTATACTATTATTTATGCACCTGATAACGAGTTACCGCTCACCGCATCCCCGCTGAGATATATTGATAAGTTCTGCGATTTTATAAAAGATTGCGATCTGCTGATCCACGATGGGCAGTTCAATCTCGAAACGTTTAAAACACGTGAGGGGTGGGGCCACTCTGCCTGGGAACGGGTGCTGGAACTGGCAAAATCAAGCGGAGTAAAGCGGCTGATCCTTACCCATCACGATCCAAATTCTGATGATGAATACCTGAACAGACTGTCAGGTATCGTAGACTCGTACCGCGGCAATCCGTTTGAGATGATCGAGTTTGCAAGAGAAGGAAAATTTGTTGCCCTGCCCCTGAACGACACGGTTGAAATATCGAATATTGAATCCTGAACGCCGAATTTCGAACACTTCGATATTCAAAATTCATTGTTCAGCGTTCGATATTTTTTAAATAAAGATCCGAATACCGAGCCCGCCATTCACATCAAACGTAGTTTCCGGGATCAGATCGAGAAGCGGAGCTACTTCGAAAAATGTTGCTAACCGAGTATCAGGAATATTGAATTGCAGGCCTACCGGAATCCTGACGCCAAGCCTGGCGTCATCAGCGAGTCGTACACGCGCCCCAAGCCCATAGTAGAGAGCGAGGCCGCCGGTTTCGGAATCAAGCCAGTTGTGGCGCAGGTAATCGGAATGAATATGTACAGAGCCGCTTCCGCCGAATGACCATGCGAAGCCTGCATCGAATGCCGTTTGGTCTGATTGCCACATCTTCAGGCTGATACCGGTGGGTTCACCTAAAATAATACCCAGTTCCGTATTGCTGTAACGGTCTTGTGCATGGGATTGTCCGGAGAAAGCCAGGAGCAAAAAAGCTGAGGAGAGAACAGAGATAATGAGGGATTTTTTCATGGATACGAAATTACGATGTAGTTATTTATGGTAGCTTTGATTGATAGTTTTATAGAGATGCCGGATTCAGATGTTCCCCGATGTTCAGGCATCGTTGAATAATCTGAAAGATACAGTTTTAAATTAGAGTATATCTGCTAAATAGAAGGTTCTGCAGCGAAATTTCGGAGTTATGGGTGAAATTTGTTCAGCTTTAAAAAAAGCATTTGAGAATGATGGAGAGATATAGAGAATCTTAAAATACCGAGAATAGGTTTCATCACGAGGGCATCAAGAATCGAAGTAGGACGAAGTGCATGAAAATAAGACGACTAAACTCGGTGAAATCTAAGCGGTTTCATGCTTTCGCAGTTAATTACTTGTTGGTTTGATACTCATAATTCTATCAATTTTCACAGGATTCTCATATAAATCACAAAACCATGATCTTTGTTTTACAACGTCCCCGAACCTCTGGGGCTGTAGAACCATACCGCTTTCATTCAATGAGTGCATCAAAAACTATGTGAAATTTGTAGACTGAGTCTTAAAATTGGTATGAATTTTTTCAGATCGAAAGTAATAAAATAAAAATTGAGTAGAATCTGATCGACACTCTCTCTTAGGCGTTGACAAGTTATTTACATCCCCGGAAAATACGCCTGGGTGCTTTGTAAATTCAGTTAGTTAACTGAAACCGATAAGCAGCTTTTTATGAATAATTGGTTTAAAGCTAATTATTACAAGCATTTATGATTAAAAATGTTATCGATAACATAATATGTGTCGAACAAAGAAATCGCTTCATATCGGAGAGCTTTGCAAACTATTTCAAATTTTGAAAATCTAATTTATATCTATTTGAGGAGCAATTTATGATACAGAAGGTACTTTTCAAGTTTATTTATGCGTCTGTTTTAGTGCTATTTCTGTTTGGTATGGCACATGCACAGACTGAAGTTTCTGGTACGGTAACGGAGGAAGGAACCGGTGAGGCATTACCCGGAGTTAATATTTTTGTGAAGAGTAGCCCTGGTGTGGGAACTTCAACAAATTTGGATGGATATTTTGAGCTTGAAGTTCCTTCACTTCAGGATACCTTAGTATTTTCATTTCTTGGCTTTGAGAGGCAGGAAGTAGCAATTGATGGAAGAGAGGTAGTTGATGTAGAGTTAACGAATCAAACATTTGAGGGTGATGAACTTATTGTGATAGGTTATGGAACCCAGAGGAGGTCGGATGTTACTGGTGCTGTGTCTTCAGTGCCAAGAGAGCGTTTAGAAAATTTACCCGTTACGAATGTCACTCAGGCATTGCAGGGAACAACTGCAGGTTTAAACATTACGACAAGATCTTCAGTGCCCGGATCTGTTGGCAATGTGCAGGTGAGAGGTCTTAATTCCATAACTGCAGACAACAGCGCATTTATTGTTGTTGATGGAACTCCTTTCTACGGAAGCCTAAATGACATTAATAC
Above is a genomic segment from Rhodohalobacter sp. SW132 containing:
- a CDS encoding MBL fold metallo-hydrolase, producing the protein MAKENAQNVYLTKVHQRDSFEKLEKAIGAGKMEYFATGERLAKKLESELPSAVIIDEDHIRNLPEFVEIVFTQKPGRRFIPAAVLTDDPKISKSRFSKCHFPITLIQRDSYQELLEFIRRALKPSVKVKFWGVRGSTPCANSENIFYGGNTSCVQIEIPGYDKLLILDSGTGIRNLGNFLENYSSGPIHGDLFITHPHWDHIQGFPFFTPFYEKENSFRIHLPEQYRGGAEEILSGHLTKTFFPVTLDMLASDLTYVTQKEEPERMDAFSVDYLVANHPTKTAIYRFRIKDYTIIYAPDNELPLTASPLRYIDKFCDFIKDCDLLIHDGQFNLETFKTREGWGHSAWERVLELAKSSGVKRLILTHHDPNSDDEYLNRLSGIVDSYRGNPFEMIEFAREGKFVALPLNDTVEISNIES